The Chloroflexus aggregans DSM 9485 genome segment AATCTCAACCACTGCACCGACCTCAGTCAGCTTCGCCTTAGCTGCCTCGGCCTCTTCCTTGCTGACACCTTCGCGAACCGGCTTGGGCGCACCTTCAACCAAATCCTTCGCTTCCTTCAGGCCAAGGCTGGTCAGCTCACGCACGACCTTAATGACCTGAATCTTGTTGGGGCCGGCCTCTTTGAGGATAACATCGAACTCGGTCTTCTCCTCAGCCGGTGCAGCGGCGGCAGCACCGTCACCGGCGGCAGCCACCGGCGCAGCAACACCCATCGCCATCACCGGCGCAGCGGCGGTCACGCCCCACTTCTCCTCCATCTTCTTCTTCAGCTCAACCAGTTCGAGGACATTGAGGCCCTCGATCATCTCGATAATCGTATCAATCTTCGACATAGCTTGTACACTCCTTTACGTGATAGATGAATTATTGCACGGATACAACACGCTGTGTCATCACATTGCGCACCATAGCCCCACAATGCTATAAGAACTAGCACACGGTGCTACTACGATGAACTTTGCGGTTGCAACTGATCGATGCGTGCCTGTAGAACATACAGCACATTCGAGATTGCGGCGTTAAGCACGCCAACCACTCCTGAGACCGGCGCAGCAATCCCACCGACAACTTGAGCGAGGGCTTGTTCGCGCGAGGGCAGCTTGGTCACCTGCTCTAATGCATCAGCGGGAAGCAATGCCTGACCGAGCAGCGCACCGCGAACGGTAAAGCTCTTGTTACCCGACTTCAGATAATCGAGCAGCGCCTTTGCCACTTTAGCAACATCATCATAGGCAAACGTAACCGCAGTCGGCCCGGCGAGCAGTGGATCAAGTGCGCCACGCCCGGTATGGTTGGCTGCAATCTTAAGCAACGTATTCTTCGCGACAACCACCTCACCACCGTGCTCGCGCAACTTGCGGCGCAGTTCGGTCATATCGGCTACCGACATACCACGGCCTTCGCCGCGATAATCGGCCACGACCACCAACTGAGCGCGGCTCAGCTTTTCGGTCAACTCCTGAACCGTCTCAATTTTACGCTGTGTTGGCATCTATTTCACCTCCTCTCTGGTTGAAATACAACAAAAAACGGTCGCTTGCATCCTGAGACCAAGCGACCGAGAACGGCGCAGCAAATGCTGCACACTATTGACAGAACGAGCACATTGCTCACACCTATCACATCTCAGACGCCACCTCGGCCGGTGCCCAATAGAGCATTACGAGCACCTGCTCACCGGCTGTCTCAGGCAGCTAAGAGATTAAACTATCGATTACAGCTTCAGATTCTGGACCGCCACCAGATCGACCGGCACACCGGGACCCATAGTGCTGGTCAACGTCACACTCCGAATATAGGTACCCTTTGCGCCACTCGGCTTTGCCGCTTTCACCGCCTCCATCAGAGCGGCCAGATTCTCGCTCAACTGCTGAGAGGTGAAGCTTACCTTCCCAATCGCAACGTGAAGAATACCGGTCTTATCATTACGGATCTCAACGCGACCACCTTTCACTTCACGGATAGTACGCGCCAGATCAGCCGGTTGCACCACCGTTCCGCTCTTGGGGTTCGGCATCAAGCCACGCGGACCCAACTTACGACCGATACGTCCCACCTTGCCCATCATATCGGGAGTAGCAATCGCCACATCGAAATCGAAGAAATTCTCACGGTCGATGCGAGCAATCAGATCATCGCTCCCGGCGTAATCAGCACCGGCATCGAGAGCCGTTTGCAACGCCTCACCTTGGGCAAAAACCAAAACTCGCACCGTCTTACCGGTACCGTGCGGCAAGGCAACGGTAGTGCGGATATTCTGATCGGCGTGGCGTGGATCAATACCAAGACGCAAATGAGCCTCGACGGTGGCGTCAAACTTCGTATAGGAAGTTTCCTTCACTAACGCAATTGCTTCGGCGGGTGTATAGAAGCGTGAGCGATCAACTTTCGCCAGTGCAGCGAGATATTTTTTTCCGTGCTTCGGCATAGTACAACTCCGGGTGGTGATGGCGGACCGTAGAGCGATCCTCCCACCAACTAACAACACTTAATCAACGATCTTGATCCCCATACTGCGTGCAGTACCGGCAATAATTCGCTCAGCCGCCTCAATATCGTTTGCATTCATATCAGGCAGCTTTTGCTGGGCAATCTGTCGCAACTGGGCGCGGGTAATCGTACCGACCGGATTACGCTTCGGATTACTCGAACCCTTTTGCACACCGGCAGCCTTGCGTAACAAATCGGCAGCAGGAGGAGTCAGGAGGCGAGCGACGAAGGAGCGATCGCTATAGATCGAAATCTCAACCGGAACAATGCTACCGGCTTGCGAAGCCGATTTCTCATTGTACTCCTTCACGAACGCCATGATATTGATACCGTACTGACCAAGTGCAGGACCGACGGGCGGAGCCGGGGTCGCCTTGCCAGCCGGTAATTGCAGCTTTACAACTGCGACAAGTTTCTTTGCCACGACACTACTCCTTACATAACGGGAGACATTGGTCCGCCTCCCTCCCTCGCGCAACCGGCGAGGTCACGGACAGAGAAACAACGCTACTCAACCAGTTTCGTTACCTGCAAGAAATCAAGCTCAACCGGCGCTTCCCGACCAAAGAACGAGACCAGTACGCGCACCCGACCACGCTCGTGGTCGATAGAATCGACGATCCCTTCAAAATCGGTGAACGGACCATCGATAATCTTAACTGCCTGCCCCTTCTGGTAGCTAACACGCACTTTAGGTGTTTCACCTTCCATTTGGCGCAGGATAGCTTTTACCTCTTCATCATCCAGTGGCGTTGGTTTATTCCCATGCCCGACAAAGCTCGTAACTCCCGGTGTATTGCGAACCACGTACCACGAGTCGTCGGTCAGGCGCATTTGCACCAGCACGTACCCGGGATAGATTTTCTTATTGACCGTGCGACGTTGGCCGTTTTTAATCTCAATCTCTTCTTCAGTCGGCACAATCACCCGAAAAATCTGGTCTTGCATCTCCATTGAAGCGATACGATGCTCCAGATTTTTCTTGACTTTGTTTTCGTAGCCTGAATACGTATGGATCACGTACCAGCGCCGATCATCGGCCTCTTTGTCTTTGTTTTTTTCCTCAGACATGGGCAGCCCCTGTTCGCGAACAGCTACTGGACGAGGCTTACAAGGCTCGTGTAGAGGAATGTGAAAATGGTATCACCGATAAAGAGCAGCAATCCGATCACGATCGACACTGACACCACGAGCACTGTAAGGCGAATCGTCTCTTCGCGGCTTGGCCAAACAACTTGCCGTAACTCGCTGCGCGTTTCGCGAAACGTGCGGACGAGGATGTTTTCCTGAATATCGCGCTCTGTATCTTTGGCCACGGCCATTGTATACCCTTCACTCTGAAGCTACCGACGGCGCTACACCGCCAGCAGCTTCGCGAATCCGGCATCAGATATTAATCAAGGATCTTAGTGACGACACCTGCACCGACGGTGCGCCCACCCTCACGGATGGCGAAGCGGAGGCCCTCTTCAATCGCCACCGGCACAATCAGCTCAATCGTCATCACCACGTTGTCGCCCGGCATCACCATCTCCATCCCCGCCGGCAAGCTAATCGCCCCCGTTACATCGGTGGTGCGGATGTAGAACTGTGGTCGGTAGCCGGAGAAGAACGGCGTGTGGCGCCCACCCTCTTCCTTCTTCAACACGTAGACCTGCGCCTCAAACTTCTTGTGCGGCTTGATGCTCCCCGGCGCGCACAACACTTGCCCGCGCTCTACCTCGTTCCGCTCAATGCCACGCAGCAGACAGCCCACGTTGTCGCCGGCAATCCCTTCATCGAGTGTCTTCTGGAACATCTCCACGCCGGTCACCACCGTTCGCCGCGGCGCTTCGTCGGTCATTCCCACAATCTCGACCGTGTCTCCGACCTTCACCTTGCCGCGCTCGATGCGGCCCGTCACCACCGTACCGCGGCCCTTAATCCCGAACACGTCTTCAATCGGCATCAGGAACGGCTGGTCAACCGCCCGCTGCGGCGTCGGGATGTACTCATCGACCGCGTTCATCAGCTCAAGGATGCAGGCATACTCCGGCGCGTTGATATCCTTGCTCGGGCTTTCCAGCGCATTGCGGGCGCTGCCTCGCACAATCGGAATCTCATCGCCGGGGAAGCCGTACTTGCTCAGCAGCTCGCGCAGCTCCAACTCGACCAGCTCGAGCAACTCCGGGTCGTCCATCATATCTACCTTGTTGAGGAAGACAACGATGGCCGGCACCTGCACCTGGCGCGCCAGCAGGATGTGCTCACGAGTCTGCGGCATCGGGCCGTCGGGCGCGCTCACCACGAGGATGGCCCCGTCCATTTGGGCTGCGCCGGTAATCATATTCTTGATATAGTCGGCGTGACCGGGGCAGTCGACGTGGGCATAGTGGCGCTTGTCGGTCTGATACTCGACGTGGCGAATAGCGATGGTAATACCACGGGCGCGCTCTTCGGGCGCGTTGTCGATCTGGTCATACGCCATAAACTGGGCGGCGCCCTTGAGGGAGAGCACCTTGGTAATGGCTGCGGTCAGCGTCGTCTTCCCGTGGTCGACGTGGCCGATGGTGCCGACGTTGACGTGCGGTTTCGTCCGCTCAAATTTCTGTTTGGCCATGGATTACTGCTCCTTAAAGATAAAGCGCGAAAATATGCCGCTCGTGCCGACAATAAAGGCACGAGCAGCGGGGCGAGATTCGCGCTTATCTCGCCACTATGTCGGCTGGAGCCTACGACGGGACTTGAACCCGTGACCTCGTCTTTACCAAAGACGTGCTCTACCGACTGAGCTACGTAGGCATTGACGAATAGAGTTGCGTTGACGCTTCTCTATTCGATGGTGGTGGGCCGGGCAGGATTCGAACCTGCGAAGGCGTAAGCCAGCGATT includes the following:
- the rplJ gene encoding 50S ribosomal protein L10; this translates as MPTQRKIETVQELTEKLSRAQLVVVADYRGEGRGMSVADMTELRRKLREHGGEVVVAKNTLLKIAANHTGRGALDPLLAGPTAVTFAYDDVAKVAKALLDYLKSGNKSFTVRGALLGQALLPADALEQVTKLPSREQALAQVVGGIAAPVSGVVGVLNAAISNVLYVLQARIDQLQPQSSS
- the rplL gene encoding 50S ribosomal protein L7/L12, which codes for MSKIDTIIEMIEGLNVLELVELKKKMEEKWGVTAAAPVMAMGVAAPVAAAGDGAAAAAPAEEKTEFDVILKEAGPNKIQVIKVVRELTSLGLKEAKDLVEGAPKPVREGVSKEEAEAAKAKLTEVGAVVEIK
- the secE gene encoding preprotein translocase subunit SecE, which produces MAVAKDTERDIQENILVRTFRETRSELRQVVWPSREETIRLTVLVVSVSIVIGLLLFIGDTIFTFLYTSLVSLVQ
- the rplA gene encoding 50S ribosomal protein L1 is translated as MPKHGKKYLAALAKVDRSRFYTPAEAIALVKETSYTKFDATVEAHLRLGIDPRHADQNIRTTVALPHGTGKTVRVLVFAQGEALQTALDAGADYAGSDDLIARIDRENFFDFDVAIATPDMMGKVGRIGRKLGPRGLMPNPKSGTVVQPADLARTIREVKGGRVEIRNDKTGILHVAIGKVSFTSQQLSENLAALMEAVKAAKPSGAKGTYIRSVTLTSTMGPGVPVDLVAVQNLKL
- the tuf gene encoding elongation factor Tu, yielding MAKQKFERTKPHVNVGTIGHVDHGKTTLTAAITKVLSLKGAAQFMAYDQIDNAPEERARGITIAIRHVEYQTDKRHYAHVDCPGHADYIKNMITGAAQMDGAILVVSAPDGPMPQTREHILLARQVQVPAIVVFLNKVDMMDDPELLELVELELRELLSKYGFPGDEIPIVRGSARNALESPSKDINAPEYACILELMNAVDEYIPTPQRAVDQPFLMPIEDVFGIKGRGTVVTGRIERGKVKVGDTVEIVGMTDEAPRRTVVTGVEMFQKTLDEGIAGDNVGCLLRGIERNEVERGQVLCAPGSIKPHKKFEAQVYVLKKEEGGRHTPFFSGYRPQFYIRTTDVTGAISLPAGMEMVMPGDNVVMTIELIVPVAIEEGLRFAIREGGRTVGAGVVTKILD
- the rplK gene encoding 50S ribosomal protein L11, coding for MAKKLVAVVKLQLPAGKATPAPPVGPALGQYGINIMAFVKEYNEKSASQAGSIVPVEISIYSDRSFVARLLTPPAADLLRKAAGVQKGSSNPKRNPVGTITRAQLRQIAQQKLPDMNANDIEAAERIIAGTARSMGIKIVD
- the nusG gene encoding transcription termination/antitermination protein NusG, giving the protein MSEEKNKDKEADDRRWYVIHTYSGYENKVKKNLEHRIASMEMQDQIFRVIVPTEEEIEIKNGQRRTVNKKIYPGYVLVQMRLTDDSWYVVRNTPGVTSFVGHGNKPTPLDDEEVKAILRQMEGETPKVRVSYQKGQAVKIIDGPFTDFEGIVDSIDHERGRVRVLVSFFGREAPVELDFLQVTKLVE